In Meleagris gallopavo isolate NT-WF06-2002-E0010 breed Aviagen turkey brand Nicholas breeding stock chromosome 3, Turkey_5.1, whole genome shotgun sequence, one DNA window encodes the following:
- the LOC100540428 gene encoding zinc finger protein 516: protein MVTSQLEETTKLGSHNARENEASESKPEIPALVSAVESVIKEPFSKYQDLKGSADTKMPAFHHSQALPCSSHFAGFVSGVGQTSSNMVMDLKTSLEMQASHSRENLLDLHREHPLIEKGAEAEEAAPLDLSEKSTRDNSCNKNLNISLQAALIIYPCPFCSHKTYYPEVLWMHKRILHKISCNSMVPPWVQQNGFKSIKNNLVFLARSGRTGPPPVLGGKECQPLPVARFTRTQVPSALPGSKNSSLPVGMTAKSGSMHQSKDSHAFGQCGPCLSSLDGYRQPKVNHSQEQYSTAAQQPPLKNKYEANSKLMQIGTYSGSITPAQTVISRPNMQPSNSKQVEKYVVPQGSSGFLPSGKHCASDSVKAKYNPPLQYHPLCKSEQYTKHEEPSVPQRESHIKAGNEMRTLANCTAVTRASPLMQPQPGAAGVSSVLHSNKQDLGSDGHEKRLDILNIFKTYIPKDLASLYQTCGANSPVLDHAGMLRTQTLQGDCVCRECGKCFNQPSHLRTHQRSHTVVFESNGLRGTEVHTTSTDAPKQGRDHTGADVAHTLPVHKGT from the exons ATGGTAACATCTCAGTTGGAGGAAACTACGAAGCTGGGAAGCCACAATGCCAGAGAAAATGAAGCCAGTGAATCTAAACCAGAGATTCCAGCGTTGGTGTCCGCAGTGGAGAGTGTCATCAAGGAGCCCTTTTCGAAATACCAGGATCTgaaaggttctgcagatacaAAGATGCCAGCATTTCACCACAGCCAAGCGCTTCCTTGCTCCAGTCACTTTGCTGGCTTTGTTTCAGGTGTGGGCCAGACATCTTCAAACATGGTCATGGACTTGAAAACATCACTTGAAATGCAAGCTAGTCACTCCAGAGAAAATTTGCTAGACTTACACAGGGAGCATCCTCTGATAGAAAAAGGTGCTGAAGCTGAAGAGGCAGCTCCACTTGATTTGAGTGAAAAATCAACGAGGGATAATTCATGCAATAAAAATTTGAATATATCCTTGCAGGCTGCTTTAATTATCTACCCATGTCCTTTCTGCAGTCACAAGACCTACTACCCTGAGGTCCTGTGGATGCACAAAAGAATTTTGCACAAAATCAGCTGTAACTCAATGGTACCCCCTTGGGTTCAACAGAATGGATTCAAGAGTATTAAAAACAACCTGGTTTTCCTGGCAAGGAGTGGGCGTACTGGTCCCCCTCCTGTTCTTGGTGGTAAGGAATGCCAGCCTTTGCCCGTTGCCAGATTTACACGTACTCAAGTGCCAAGTGCATTACCAGGCTCCAAAAACAGTTCTCTTCCTGTTGGGATGACTGCTAAGTCTGGGAGTATGCATCAATCAAAGGACAGTCATGCATTTGGCCAGTGTGGTCCCTGCTTATCAAGTCTGGATGGGTACAGACAGCCCAAAGTAAACCATTCACAGGAGCaatacagcacagcagcacaacagcctccgctgaaaaataaatatgaagcaAATTCCAAACTTATGCAAATAGGAACCTATAGTGGAAGCATAACGCCTGCTCAGACAGTCATATCCAGGCCTAACATGCAGCCTAGCAACAGTAAACAAGTGGAAAAGTACGTGGTTCCCCAGGGAAGTTCTGGTTTTCTCCCTTCAGGTAAGCACTGTGCATCTGATTCCGTGAAGGCCAAATACAACCCACCGCTGCAGTATCATCCCCTTTGCAAAAGTGAGCAGTACACTAAACATGAAGAGCCATCGGTGCCTCAGAGGGAGTCTCACATAAAGGCTGGGAATGAGATGAGGACATTGGCAAACTGCACAGCAGTGACACGTGCAAGTCCACTGATGCAGCCCCAGCCTGGTGCAGCAGGAGTCTCCTCGGTTTTACACTCCAACAAACAGGATCTGGGATCAGATGGGCATGAGAAACGTTTGgacattttaaatatctttaaaacaTACATTCCAAAGGACCTTGCTTCGTTGTACCAAACCTGCGGTGCCAACAGCCCAGTCTTGGATCACGCAG GGATGCTTAGGACACAAACACTCCAAGGAGACTGCGTCTGCAGGGAATGTGGAAAATGCTTTAACCAACCCAGTCACCTCAGAACTCATCAGAGGTCCCACACAG TGGTGTTTGAGTCTAATGGACTCCGAGGTACTGAAGTTCACACCACCTCCACAGATGCCCCAAAACAA GGCAGAGACCACACTGGCGCCGACGTTGCCCACACGCTGCCTGTCCACAAGGGCACCTAG